The Syntrophales bacterium region CTTGCAGGAGTCATCGGCAAGGCGCGCCAGACCGTAAGCGACATCCTAACCCTCAACAGGCTGCCCATGGAGATCCGGGACAAATGCCGTGGGGAGCGGACGATTTCCCGCACCACGCTGATCACGATCGCCCGCAAGACGCAGGAACGCGCCATGATAACGGCCTACAATGCCTACATTGACAAACAGAACCAGGTAAAGGGAAGCCGTCAGAAGAGAGACCCGAACGATCCCGTTGCCGCCATAGAGATTGTGCAAAAAACAGTGACGAAAATCGATAATATCGACACGACCGCCTGGACGGACGAAGAGCGGGAAAGCTTTCATGTTACCCTCGTCGAACTGAGAGATAAAATCGACAGTTTTCTCTCGCCGAGCCCTGTGCTGGCTTGACGGTTTTCCCCTCCTTTTTCAGAGGGCAAAACTTTTGGAGCGTCGCGTATTCGATAATAATATCGTAGCCTTTCGAATGCCGGTGCACCGGCATTGATTTTAAAACCCGGGGCCGCCGCCGGGGTATTGGATGAACAGGATGCTTGATGTTCTGCCGGACAGGAAATAAGTGATGTGCTCCGGATTACAAGGAGTTTGTAAAATCATTGACATATGAAGCGCGCCGTAGTTATGTGACCATGTACCCAATCGGCGGGTGTTCGCAATCAGATGGACGGGCTTTGAGCCAATTGAGGAGGTTGTATTATGCCGATCCGCATAAGATACCGTGATAAACCACGATATAGGGCGCAACAAAATGAATATAAAGAGCTTATCGCGTTTTTGGTAATC contains the following coding sequences:
- a CDS encoding ParB/RepB/Spo0J family partition protein — encoded protein: MAAYEKGNLYQISIADFKLDTAQPRKVVDPDALAELAASIAKFGILQPLLFREADQGWVYIVAGERRFQAAQQAGLLVIPAICVTGDYAEIALIENLQRQDLTIVEEAEALQRLKDEKKYTDEQLAGVIGKARQTVSDILTLNRLPMEIRDKCRGERTISRTTLITIARKTQERAMITAYNAYIDKQNQVKGSRQKRDPNDPVAAIEIVQKTVTKIDNIDTTAWTDEERESFHVTLVELRDKIDSFLSPSPVLA